One region of Trichosurus vulpecula isolate mTriVul1 chromosome 1, mTriVul1.pri, whole genome shotgun sequence genomic DNA includes:
- the CCP110 gene encoding centriolar coiled-coil protein of 110 kDa isoform X2, whose translation MEEYEKFCEKSLVRIQGESLSRETFAPVQPENISLIRFHGVAVLSPLLGVERRKEMQQEKQKALDIEARKQSSRKKALLNRVQEILENVQVRKAPNISDFDQWEPEAVYLNSEVRDSDVPTMLPNDSLPSLTEQSASMKVEETMEILPSDTTAHVKLNGTDSDKGIGACISVQQSNSPNPDPLGKETSPETSLGTSQETLIIEDIPKREELEPSPVEEATSDPYMMSLQNLMKKSKEYIEREQTRRNLRNNSKKSITESHSDKENDAVKMSDSGKENARFISKSCSSVSLDKPSLNKSNILLQSATTQMSSMNALALASFSKVDIPIRVGTPTLLDSDEDEDFKVTSTFDPESSIVKSFMGSYAKLPSPEPSVSPKMHRRRPKSSSTGHILINNPVNAYELSPKEKGRAMDLIIQDVNEKTNVHESVPKFAIELNEVCSSEVHVVSKNASETGGEESILGKSNEMCQQLENKVIHVMATMEGQIASDGRELHKTDNNCTIVPKLHEPYATSECMVSQKYGIMNVIKPTSVLEKTCNSQVELNKSYDVQNPSPLLMQCQNKRQQVDMPNRPCGNEQFVENSLEKVKRRLDLDVDGLQKENSAYILTAGTAEQERRWIQEKRFPKGSVYINKNEMLEISSREGGEMLKNKMLAFEEMRKRLEEQHAQQLSILIAEQEKEQEKLQKEIEEQERMFKDKKEITAETPEANLNNAVELEWRKISDSDLLETMLSQVDTLHVANSDSSGFTNSALQHSFGSTSEVPFYLWGSSTSGLPKIPVTRPLGRGKPRWSQLFSLEVQAKFEKITAVAKGFLTRRLLQTEKVKHLRQTVKDTMEFIRSFQSEAPLKRGSVSAQDASLQERVLAQLRAALFDIHDIFFIMDATERMSILHHDREVRKEKMLRQMDKMKNPRASLSTATQKSLDRKKYMKAAEMGMPNKKILIRQKPSETRVLQPSQGQNAPIHRPLCRQGSICRKNPKKAAKCCDNLRRQHSLG comes from the exons CTTGGtgttgaaagaagaaaggaaatgcagcaagagaagcagaaagcacTTGATATAGAAGCACGCAAACAGAGTAGTAGGAAGAAAGCCTTACTGAATCGTGTCCAGGAGATCTTGGAAAACGTGCAG GTCAGAAAAGCGCCAAATATAAGTGATTTTGATCAGTGGGAACCTGAGGCAGTTTATCTTAATTCAGAAGTCAGAGACTCGGATGTTCCCACAATGCTTCCAAATGATAGTTTGCCAAGTCTTACTGAACAGTCTGCCTCAATGAAGGTTGAAGAGACTATGGAAATTTTGCCGTCTGATACCACTGCTCATGTAAAACTGAATGGGACAGATTCAGATAAAGGTATAGGAGCATGCATTTCTGTCCAACAAAGTAACAGCCCCAATCCTGACCCTTTAGGAAAGGAAACTTCTCCAGAGACATCTTTAGGTACCTCACAGGAGACTCTTATTATAGAGGATATCCCCAAAAGAGAAGAGTTGGAGCCCTCCCCGGTTGAGGAAGCCACCTCAGATCCTTATATGATGAGCCTTCAGAACCTTATGAAAAAGTCAAAGGAATACATAGAACGAGAACAAACTCGACGCAACCTGAGAAATAACTCCAAGAAGAGCATCACTGAGAGCCACTCAGACAAAGAGAATGATGCTGTTAAGATGAGTGACTCTGGGAAAGAGAATGCAAGGTTTATAAGCAAAAGTTGTAGTTCAGTTTCACTTGATAAACCAAGCCTTAATAAATCAAACATTCTTCTCCAAAGTGCTACCACCCAGATGAGCAGCATGAATGCTTTAGCTTTAGCCAGCTTCTCCAAAGTGGATATACCCATTCGAGTGGGCACACCCACTCTTCTGGAttcagatgaagatgaagattttAAAGTCACTTCCACTTTTGATCCCGAAAGTAGCATTGTCAAGAGTTTTATGGGTTCCTATGCCAAGTTACCTAGTCCAGAGCCAAGTGTGAGTCCTAAAATGCATCGGAGACGACCTAAGTCTTCTTCAACAGGTCACATACTTATAAATAACCCAGTAAATGCCTATGAATTGAgtcccaaagaaaaaggaagggccATGGATTTAATCATACAAGATGTCAATGAAAAAACAAATGTACATGAGTCTGTGCCAAAATTTGCTATTGAATTAAATGAAGTTTGTTCTAGCGAAGTTCATGTTGTCAGTAAAAATGCTTCTGAAACTGGAGGTGAAGAATCAATCTTAGGTAAATCAAATGAAATGTGTCAGCAGTTAGAAAACAAAGTCATTCATGTGATGGCTACAATGGAGGGTCAAATAGCATCTGATGGGAGAGAACTACACAAAACAGACAATAATTGTACCATAGTTCCAAAATTGCATGAGCCATATGCAACAAGTGAGTGCATGGTAAGTCAAAAGTATGGAATAATGAATGTAATCAAGCCAACGAGTGTGTTAGAAAAAACCTGTAATTCTCAAGTGGAACTGAATAAATCTTATGATGTACAAAACCCATCTCCGCTACTGATGCAGTGCCAGAATAAAAGGCAGCAGGTGGATATGCCAAATAGGCCCTGTGGAAATGAACAGTTTGTGGAAAACAGTCTTGAGAAGGTTAAGCGGAGACTTGATTTGGATGTTGATGGCTTGCAAAAAGAAAACAGCGCTTATATCCTAACAGCTGGAACAGCTGAACAGGAGAGACGATGGATACAGGAAAAAAGATTTCCTAAGGGATCCGTCTACATTAACAAGAATGAGATGCTAGAAATTAGTTCCAGAG AAGGAGGAGAGATGCTAAAAAATAAGATGTTGGCTTTcgaagaaatgagaaagagactTGAAGAACAGCATGCTCAGCAGTTATCAATACTTATAGCTGAGCAGGAGAAAGAGCAAGAGAAATTACAAAAG GAAATAGAAGAACAGGAGAGAATGTTCAAAGACAAGAAGGAAATTACAGCAGAAACGCCTGAAGCGAACCTTAACAATGCAGtggaattagaatggagaaaaataagTGACAGTGACTTGCTGGAAACAATGCTATCCCAAGTGGACACTCTCCATGTTGCAAATTCAGATAgttctg gttttacAAATTCTGCCCTACAACATAGCTTTGGTTCTACCAGTGAAGTACCATTCTACCTCTGGGGATCGTCAACTAGTGGTTTGCCCAAAATTCCAGTAACAAGACCTCTTGGAAGGGGCAAACCTAGATGGTCTCAG ctttttagtCTAGAAGTACAAgcaaaatttgagaaaataaCTGCAGTGGCAAAAGGATTTCTTACTCGTAGGCTCCTGCAGACAGAAAAAGTGAAACATCTCCGGCAAACAGTAAAA GATACTATGGAGTTCATAAGAAGTTTTCAGTCAGAAGCTCCATTAAAAAGAGGATCTGTTTCAGCACAAGACGCTTCTCTCCAAGAAAGAGTGTTAGCTCAG CTTCGAGCTGCCTTATTTGATATTCATGACATATTCTTCATAATGGATGCAACAGAAAGAATGTCCATTTTACATCATGATCGAGAAGTGCGTAAAGAAAAAATGCTTAGACAAATG GATAAAATGAAGAACCCACGAGCATCTCTTTCAACTGCAACACAGAAATCTCTGGATAGGAAGAAGTACATGAA GGCTGCTGAAATGGGAATGCCAAATAAGAAAATTCTCATCAGACAAAAGCCTTCTGAAACAAG AGTACTTCAGCCAAGTCAAGGACAGAATGCCCCTATTCATAGGCCACTTTGTAGACAAGG
- the CCP110 gene encoding centriolar coiled-coil protein of 110 kDa isoform X1 — MEEYEKFCEKSLVRIQGESLSRETFAPVQPENISLIRFHGVAVLSPLLGVERRKEMQQEKQKALDIEARKQSSRKKALLNRVQEILENVQVRKAPNISDFDQWEPEAVYLNSEVRDSDVPTMLPNDSLPSLTEQSASMKVEETMEILPSDTTAHVKLNGTDSDKGIGACISVQQSNSPNPDPLGKETSPETSLGTSQETLIIEDIPKREELEPSPVEEATSDPYMMSLQNLMKKSKEYIEREQTRRNLRNNSKKSITESHSDKENDAVKMSDSGKENARFISKSCSSVSLDKPSLNKSNILLQSATTQMSSMNALALASFSKVDIPIRVGTPTLLDSDEDEDFKVTSTFDPESSIVKSFMGSYAKLPSPEPSVSPKMHRRRPKSSSTGHILINNPVNAYELSPKEKGRAMDLIIQDVNEKTNVHESVPKFAIELNEVCSSEVHVVSKNASETGGEESILGKSNEMCQQLENKVIHVMATMEGQIASDGRELHKTDNNCTIVPKLHEPYATSECMVSQKYGIMNVIKPTSVLEKTCNSQVELNKSYDVQNPSPLLMQCQNKRQQVDMPNRPCGNEQFVENSLEKVKRRLDLDVDGLQKENSAYILTAGTAEQERRWIQEKRFPKGSVYINKNEMLEISSREGGEMLKNKMLAFEEMRKRLEEQHAQQLSILIAEQEKEQEKLQKEIEEQERMFKDKKEITAETPEANLNNAVELEWRKISDSDLLETMLSQVDTLHVANSDSSGFTNSALQHSFGSTSEVPFYLWGSSTSGLPKIPVTRPLGRGKPRWSQLFSLEVQAKFEKITAVAKGFLTRRLLQTEKVKHLRQTVKDTMEFIRSFQSEAPLKRGSVSAQDASLQERVLAQLRAALFDIHDIFFIMDATERMSILHHDREVRKEKMLRQMDKMKNPRASLSTATQKSLDRKKYMKAAEMGMPNKKILIRQKPSETRVLQPSQGQNAPIHRPLCRQGTPKTSVKGVEQNREKSSDNRMRNRVRVSGAYAGKTQRKQPNVATI; from the exons CTTGGtgttgaaagaagaaaggaaatgcagcaagagaagcagaaagcacTTGATATAGAAGCACGCAAACAGAGTAGTAGGAAGAAAGCCTTACTGAATCGTGTCCAGGAGATCTTGGAAAACGTGCAG GTCAGAAAAGCGCCAAATATAAGTGATTTTGATCAGTGGGAACCTGAGGCAGTTTATCTTAATTCAGAAGTCAGAGACTCGGATGTTCCCACAATGCTTCCAAATGATAGTTTGCCAAGTCTTACTGAACAGTCTGCCTCAATGAAGGTTGAAGAGACTATGGAAATTTTGCCGTCTGATACCACTGCTCATGTAAAACTGAATGGGACAGATTCAGATAAAGGTATAGGAGCATGCATTTCTGTCCAACAAAGTAACAGCCCCAATCCTGACCCTTTAGGAAAGGAAACTTCTCCAGAGACATCTTTAGGTACCTCACAGGAGACTCTTATTATAGAGGATATCCCCAAAAGAGAAGAGTTGGAGCCCTCCCCGGTTGAGGAAGCCACCTCAGATCCTTATATGATGAGCCTTCAGAACCTTATGAAAAAGTCAAAGGAATACATAGAACGAGAACAAACTCGACGCAACCTGAGAAATAACTCCAAGAAGAGCATCACTGAGAGCCACTCAGACAAAGAGAATGATGCTGTTAAGATGAGTGACTCTGGGAAAGAGAATGCAAGGTTTATAAGCAAAAGTTGTAGTTCAGTTTCACTTGATAAACCAAGCCTTAATAAATCAAACATTCTTCTCCAAAGTGCTACCACCCAGATGAGCAGCATGAATGCTTTAGCTTTAGCCAGCTTCTCCAAAGTGGATATACCCATTCGAGTGGGCACACCCACTCTTCTGGAttcagatgaagatgaagattttAAAGTCACTTCCACTTTTGATCCCGAAAGTAGCATTGTCAAGAGTTTTATGGGTTCCTATGCCAAGTTACCTAGTCCAGAGCCAAGTGTGAGTCCTAAAATGCATCGGAGACGACCTAAGTCTTCTTCAACAGGTCACATACTTATAAATAACCCAGTAAATGCCTATGAATTGAgtcccaaagaaaaaggaagggccATGGATTTAATCATACAAGATGTCAATGAAAAAACAAATGTACATGAGTCTGTGCCAAAATTTGCTATTGAATTAAATGAAGTTTGTTCTAGCGAAGTTCATGTTGTCAGTAAAAATGCTTCTGAAACTGGAGGTGAAGAATCAATCTTAGGTAAATCAAATGAAATGTGTCAGCAGTTAGAAAACAAAGTCATTCATGTGATGGCTACAATGGAGGGTCAAATAGCATCTGATGGGAGAGAACTACACAAAACAGACAATAATTGTACCATAGTTCCAAAATTGCATGAGCCATATGCAACAAGTGAGTGCATGGTAAGTCAAAAGTATGGAATAATGAATGTAATCAAGCCAACGAGTGTGTTAGAAAAAACCTGTAATTCTCAAGTGGAACTGAATAAATCTTATGATGTACAAAACCCATCTCCGCTACTGATGCAGTGCCAGAATAAAAGGCAGCAGGTGGATATGCCAAATAGGCCCTGTGGAAATGAACAGTTTGTGGAAAACAGTCTTGAGAAGGTTAAGCGGAGACTTGATTTGGATGTTGATGGCTTGCAAAAAGAAAACAGCGCTTATATCCTAACAGCTGGAACAGCTGAACAGGAGAGACGATGGATACAGGAAAAAAGATTTCCTAAGGGATCCGTCTACATTAACAAGAATGAGATGCTAGAAATTAGTTCCAGAG AAGGAGGAGAGATGCTAAAAAATAAGATGTTGGCTTTcgaagaaatgagaaagagactTGAAGAACAGCATGCTCAGCAGTTATCAATACTTATAGCTGAGCAGGAGAAAGAGCAAGAGAAATTACAAAAG GAAATAGAAGAACAGGAGAGAATGTTCAAAGACAAGAAGGAAATTACAGCAGAAACGCCTGAAGCGAACCTTAACAATGCAGtggaattagaatggagaaaaataagTGACAGTGACTTGCTGGAAACAATGCTATCCCAAGTGGACACTCTCCATGTTGCAAATTCAGATAgttctg gttttacAAATTCTGCCCTACAACATAGCTTTGGTTCTACCAGTGAAGTACCATTCTACCTCTGGGGATCGTCAACTAGTGGTTTGCCCAAAATTCCAGTAACAAGACCTCTTGGAAGGGGCAAACCTAGATGGTCTCAG ctttttagtCTAGAAGTACAAgcaaaatttgagaaaataaCTGCAGTGGCAAAAGGATTTCTTACTCGTAGGCTCCTGCAGACAGAAAAAGTGAAACATCTCCGGCAAACAGTAAAA GATACTATGGAGTTCATAAGAAGTTTTCAGTCAGAAGCTCCATTAAAAAGAGGATCTGTTTCAGCACAAGACGCTTCTCTCCAAGAAAGAGTGTTAGCTCAG CTTCGAGCTGCCTTATTTGATATTCATGACATATTCTTCATAATGGATGCAACAGAAAGAATGTCCATTTTACATCATGATCGAGAAGTGCGTAAAGAAAAAATGCTTAGACAAATG GATAAAATGAAGAACCCACGAGCATCTCTTTCAACTGCAACACAGAAATCTCTGGATAGGAAGAAGTACATGAA GGCTGCTGAAATGGGAATGCCAAATAAGAAAATTCTCATCAGACAAAAGCCTTCTGAAACAAG AGTACTTCAGCCAAGTCAAGGACAGAATGCCCCTATTCATAGGCCACTTTGTAGACAAGG